In Cucurbita pepo subsp. pepo cultivar mu-cu-16 chromosome LG04, ASM280686v2, whole genome shotgun sequence, the following are encoded in one genomic region:
- the LOC111792144 gene encoding mediator of RNA polymerase II transcription subunit 15a-like isoform X2, with protein sequence MDSSNWRPAQGGESGVDAGDWRSQLQPDSRHRIVNKIMETLKRHLPVSGHEGLSELRKIAVRFEEKIYTAATSQSDYLRKISLKMLTMETKSQTTALPSNSMVPTNKPLDSTSQSMQSQVLNQGPSMSGPMSSNQPQPRQQLLSQSIQNNIASQSSSSLPSSVPPVAGLASAPMANIGGQNPSMQNVSGVPQSSVGNAMGQGVSTNVFTNSQRPIQGRQVVSQQQQQQQQSQSQQQQLFFQQQHLQQQIMKQKYQQGSMPHQLMQSHIPQQQTNLMAPNQLPSSQQSVMQPSLSNLQQNQQSSIQQPTQSMLQQPPQPVLRQQQQSQQHSLLHQQPTMSQQASLSSQQQQQLINQQSNSSNMQQNSLIQNSVGDMQQQLPQQSRSHGQQSNLSNMQTPPSQQQQQQQQLMNQQSSLSNLQQPQLGPQSNVSGLQQQQMHGTQSGNSNMQSNQHGVHMMQQNKVQMQQQPPQNPSNLLSTQGQQGQLQSSQQLMSQIPLQSAQVQQQVSLQQQQQQQPQSNTLSHELQQRLQAGGQAPGPLLQSQNVMDQQKQLYHPQRVLPETSSTSLDSTAQTGQANGGDWQEEIYQKIKSMKELYLFELKEMYQKILPKVHQFDSLPQQPKSEQLNKLRAFRVILERLIAFLQVPKNNIVIGFKDKIGHYEKQIVSFLNSNRPRNSVSTLQQGQLPASHMQSMQQSQSQMTPLQSPENQINPQLHSANMQGSVAPVQQNNMNNMNNMQHNSLPTFSGSAPQQNMTIPMQPSSSLESGQGNSLSSLQQVGAVSLQQNPANSSQRANNSSLASQNGVNALQPNISSLQSNTNILQHQHMKQQDPQQLLQSQQQLKQQMQQRHMQHLKQQMLQHQQQQQQQPQLHQQQSQLQQQQPQLHQQQSQLQQQGKQQLPTQMQAHQMSHLNQIEMNDLKMRQGVAAKPGMFQHPGTQRSAYTHPQMKPGTSFPISPPIFQATSPQVTQNSSPQVDQQNMFSSMNRIGTPLQSASSPFVVPSPSTPLAPSPMPGDSEKPTSAVSSLPNAGNTGQQMNVSGAQAPSLAIGTPGISASPLLAEFSGTDGAYAIALPTVSGKSSVTEQPLERLIKAVKSMSPKALNASVSGIGSVVSMIDRIAGSAPGNGSRAAVGEDLVAMTKCRLQARNFVSHDGSNGTKRMRRHTSAMPLNVVSSAGSVNDVFKPLTGAETSDLESTATSSVKRPRIEANHVLLEEIREINQRLIDTVVVISDEVVDPSALAAAGDGSDGTIVKCSFSAVALSPSLKSQYTSAQMSPIQPLRLLVPTNYPNCSPILLDKFPVEVSKEYEDLSIKAKSRFSISLRNLSQPMSLGDIARTWDVCARAVVSEYAQQSGGGSFCSKYGAWENCLSAA encoded by the exons ATGGATTCGAGTAATTGGAGGCCTGCTCAAGGTGGAGAATCCGGAGTCGATGCTGGGGATTGGAGGTCTCAATTGCAGCCGGATTCACGGCATCGAATAGTCAACAAGAT AATGGAGACATTGAAGAGGCACCTTCCTGTTTCGGGTCATGAGGGATTGAGTGAGCTGAGGAAAATTGCTGTAAGGTTCGAGGAAAAGATTTACACCGCCGCTACCAGTCAG TCAGATTACCTAAGGAAAATATCTCTGAAGATGCTTACTATGGAAACCAAATCTCAGACCACCGCATTACCATCCAATTCTATGGTGCCTACCAATAAGCCTCTAGATTCTA CATCACAGAGCATGCAGTCTCAAGTTCTAAATCAAGGGCCATCAATGTCTGGCCCAATGTCTTCCAATCAACCTCAGCCACGCCAGCAATTACTCTCGCAGAGCATCCAAAATAATATTGCTTCTCAGAGTTCGTCCAGCTTACCTTCGTCAGTACCTCCTGTTGCGGGATTGGCATCAGCTCCAATGGCGAACATAGGTGGCCAGAATCCAAGCATGCAAAATGTATCTGGAGTTCCACAGAGTTCTGTTGGGAATGCTATGGGTCAAGGGGTTTCTACTAATGTATTTACCAACTCTCAGAGGCCAATACAAGGAAGACAAGTGGTTTCccaacagcagcagcaacagcagcagtCACAAAGCCAGCAGCAACAGTTATTTTTTCAGCAACAACATTTACAGCAGCAGATTATGAAGCAGAAGTATCAGCAGGGAAGTATGCCACACCAACTTATGCAATCTCACATCCCACAACAGCAAACGAATCTAATGGCACCGAATCAACTCCCATCGTCTCAGCAATCTGTTATGCAACCTTCGCTCTCGAATCTTCAGCAAAACCAGCAATCTTCCATTCAACAGCCCACTCAATCCATGCTTCAGCAACCTCCACAGCCAGTTCTAAGGCAGCAGCAACAGTCCCAACAACATTCTCTCCTGCATCAGCAGCCCACAATGTCACAGCAGGCGAGCTTGTCTTCacagcagcaacaacagctAATTAATCAACAATCTAATTCTTCAAACATGCAGCAGAATTCACTAATACAAAACAGTGTTGGGGACATGCAGCAGCAGCTGCCACAGCAATCAAGGTCGCATGGGCAGCAGAGCAATCTATCAAACATGCAGACTCCACCAtcgcagcagcagcagcagcagcagcagttaATGAATCAGCAAAGCAGCCTATCAAATTTGCAGCAGCCGCAGTTAGGACCTCAAAGTAATGTTTCTGGACTACAGCAACAACAGATGCATGGTACTCAGTCAggtaactcaaacatgcaatCAAATCAGCACGGTGTGCATATGATGCAACAGAACAAGGTTCAAATGCAGCAACAACCTCCACAAAATCCATCGAATTTGTTGTCAACGCAAGGTCAGCAAGGACAACTTCAATCATCCCAACAGTTGATGTCACAGATTCCGTTGCAGTCCGCACAAGTCCAACAACAGGTGTCTttacagcagcagcagcagcagcagccgcAGTCAAATACCTTGTCACATGAGCTCCAACAAAGGCTTCAAGCTGGAGGTCAAGCTCCAGGCCCCTTACTTCAATCACAGAATGTAATGGATCAGCAAAAGCAGTTGTATCATCCACAAAGGGTCCTTCCAGAGACATCATCAA caTCTTTAGATTCCACGGCTCAGACAGGACAAGCTAATGGTGGGGATTGGCAAGAGGAGATTTATCAGAAG ATTAAATCTATGAAGGAGTTGTACCTTTTTGAACTGAAAGAAATGTATCAGAAAATTCTTCCAAAAGTGCATCAG tTTGACAGCCTTCCGCAACAACCAAAGTCAGAGCAGCTAAATAAGCTAAGGGCATTTAGGGTGATTTTGGAACGCCTTATAGCGTTCTTACAGGTTCCAAAGAATAATATTGTGATTGGATTTAAAGATAAGATAGGCCATTACGAGAAGCAGATTGTTAGTTTCTTAAACTCGAACAGGCCAAGAAATTCAGTGTCTACACTGCAGCAAGGACAGCTCCCTGCCTCTCACATGCAATCTATGCAGCAGTCACAATCACAGATGACTCCGTTACAGTCGCCcgaaaatcaaatcaatcccCAACTGCATTCTGCAAACATGCAAGGTTCCGTGGCTCCGGTGCAGCAGAACAATATGAACAATATGAACAATATGCAACATAATTCTCTTCCAACTTTTTCAGGATCAGCACCACAACAGAACATGACGATTCCGATGCAGCCGAGTTCCAGTTTGGAATCAGGACAAGGGAATTCACTGAGCTCGTTGCAGCAGGTTGGTGCTGTGTCTTTGCAACAGAATCCTGCTAACAGCTCCCAACGGGCGAACAATAGTTCTTTGGCATCACAAAATGGGGTTAATGCTCTTCAGCCAAATATTAGTTCTCTTCAATCCAACACtaatattcttcaacatcAACATATGAAACAACAGGATCCGCAGCAGTTGCTGCAATCGCAGCAGCAGCTGAAACAACAGATGCAGCAGAGACACATGCAGCATCTGAAGCAGCAGATGTTGCAGCAtcagcagcaacagcagcaacaACCACAATTACATCAGCAACAGTCACAGCTACAGCAGCAACAACCACAATTACATCAGCAACAGTCACAGCTACAGCAGCAAGGAAAGCAGCAGTTACCCACACAAATGCAGGCGCACCAAATGTCGCATCTTAACCAAATTGAGATGAATGACCTGAAGATGAGACAAGGGGTTGCTGCAAAGCCAGGGATGTTTCAACATCCAGGAACTCAGCGCTCAGCTTATACCCATCCACAGATGAAACCAGGGACTTCATTTCCAATTTCACCTCCGATCTTTCAGGCGACATCCCCTCAAGTTACCCAAAATTCTTCCCCACAGGTCGACCAACAAAATATGTTTTCATCCATGAACAGAATTGGAACACCTTTGCAATCTGCGAGCTCCCCTTTTGTTGTCCCATCTCCTTCAACGCCTCTGGCTCCATCTCCAATGCCTGGTGATTCTGAAAAACCTACTTCTGCTGTCTCGTCACTTCCAAATGCTGGGAATACTGGACAACAAATGAATGTGTCTGGGGCACAAGCCCCATCTCTTGCCATTGGCACCCCTGGGATATCTGCCTCACCATTGCTAGCTGAGTTTAGTGGTACAGATGGCGCTTATGCCATTGCATTACCAACTGTTTCCGGCAAATCAAGTGTTACAGAGCAGCCTCTTGAACGCTTAATTAAAGCG GTTAAATCAATGTCACCTAAAGCTTTGAATGCTTCTGTCAGTGGCATCGGATCAGTTGTCAGTATGATTGATAGGATAGCCGGCTCAGCCCCCGGTAATGGATCGAGAGCTGCAGTTGGGGAGGATCTGGTTGCCATGACTAAATGTCGGCTGCAAGcaagaaattttgtttcacaCGATGGGTCAAATGGAACCAAAAGGATGAGACGTCACACAAGTGCAATGCCCTTAAACGTTGTATCATCAGCAGGAAGTgtaaatgatgtttttaaaCCATTGACCGGTGCAGAGACATCTGATCTTGAGTCAACTGCAACATCTAGCGTCAAGAGGCCCCGGATTGAG GCCAATCATGTTCTTCTGGAAGAAATAAGGGAAATAAACCAACGCCTGATTGACACAGTGGTGGTAATTAGTGATGAAGTAGTTGATCCAAGTGCTTTAGCGGCTGCTGGTGATGGCAGCGATGGAACAATTGTGAAGTGCTCTTTTAGTGCTGTGGCTCTCAGTCCCAGCTTAAAATCCCAATACACTTCTGCACAAATG TCCCCAATTCAGCCTCTACGGTTGCTTGTTCCTACAAATTATCCGAACTGTTCCCCAATACTCTTAGACAAGTTTCCTGTTGAAGTCAG CAAGGAATATGAAGACCTTTCAATAAAGGCCAAGTCCAGATTTAGCATATCGTTGCGAAACCTTTCGCAGCCAATGTCGCTTGGGGACATAGCAAGAACTTGGGATGTCTGTGCTCGTGCTGTTGTTTCCGAATACGCTCAGCAGAGCGGTGGTGGCAGCTTCTGTTCGAAGTATGGGGCTTGGGAGAACTGTTTGAGTGCTGCATGA